One genomic region from Epinephelus moara isolate mb chromosome 8, YSFRI_EMoa_1.0, whole genome shotgun sequence encodes:
- the lysmd3 gene encoding lysM and putative peptidoglycan-binding domain-containing protein 3, whose amino-acid sequence MSSMSQHYGFQSATMVQSANGGHAYLFGNNGSENDLSEEDGESYELRPRGRERLRRSTSRERLDDIVYLTRDIQEGDTLNSIALQYHCTVADLKRANNLLTEQDFFALRSVKIPVRRFSVLTETHSTGPLKSASPSGARRLPHISPVTSLPSESSTDSSSSSSTDSVEGFLLEKDKDIERLVKSTGPSRNSLNEVVSSLTLQQQQPLLGEMEYKPVQRKDPYYGADWGMRWWTAVAIMLVVGIVTPVFYLLYYEVLMKTDGSHHGVPTDAHGLIDHGHTHDNHAVGEHNHVGDGHGQHIGNVVNGDSQGHGADKAGDGEHGGHEKT is encoded by the exons ATGTCCAGTATGAGCCAGCACTATGGGTTCCAGTCAGCCACCATGGTGCAGTCTGCCAATGGCGGTCATGCCTATCTGTTTGGAAACAATGGCTCAGAGAACGACCTGTCCGAGGAGGATGGGGAGAGCTATGAGCTGCGGCCACGTGGCAGAGAGAGGCTGCGGAGGAGCACCTCCAGAGAGAGGCTGGACGATATTGTCTACCTGACCAGAGATATCCAGGAGGGTGACACCCTGAACAGCATTGCCCTGCAGTACCATTGCACA GTGGCTGATTTAAAGCGTGCCAACAACCTCTTGACAGAGCAGGACTTCTTTGCCCTGCGGTCAGTCAAGATTCCTGTGAGGCGCTTTAGTGTCCTCACCGAGACTCACAGCACCGGACCTCTCAAATCAGCCTCCCCCTCAGGTGCTAGGCGCCTTCCCCATATCTCACCTGTTACCTCCCTCCCCTCCGAGTCCTCCACAgactcttcctcttcctcttccaccGACAGTGTGGAGGGATTCCTCCTGGAGAAGGACAAGGACATTGAGCGGCTGGTGAAATCAACAGGTCCATCGCGGAACAGCTTAAACGAGGTTGTGTCCTCCTTGACGCTACAGCAACAGCAGCCACTGCTTGGAGAAATGGAGTACAAACCAGTACAGAGAAAGGACCCTTATTACGGGGCAGACTGGGGCATGAGATGGTGGACGGCTGTGGCCATCATGCTGGTTGTGGGCATTGTCACACCTGTGTTTTATCTGCTGTACTATGAGGTTCTCATGAAAACTGACGGCAGCCATCACGGCGTACCTACCGATGCTCATGGCCTCATCGATCACGGACATACCCATGACAACCATGCTGTCGGAGAACACAACCATGTAGGGGATGGACACGGACAACATATTGGAAATGTGGTTAATGGAGATTCACAGGGACACGGTGCGGACAAAGCAGGAGACGGAGAACACGGAGGGCATGAGAAAACATAA